ATGTATGTGTTTagagagggagtgtgtgtgtgtgtgtgtgtgtgtgtgcgcgcgcgcgtgcacgTAAGAGTGAATGGAGAGAAATGATAAAAAGATTTCCTTTCCAGATGAAAACCTCGAGTCCAGAGAGACCCAGACCCCAGACCAGCAAAGGCAACGTCAAGCCGGGAGAGCTGAAGGCCGAGGCCGAGGCAGCGCGTGCTGGCAACGACGCAAGGGCAGAAGATGGGCCCGCCAGCAttgcctccacccacccccaggccccccaCACCAGGGCAGGCTAAACATGAGGAGGCTTCTGTCTCCAGGGCTGGAAGAGAGGCGCCCTCGTTAAAACTCAGATAAACAGTTTATCAGGAGATGAATGAGCCACCGGGCTCCAGAGTCGCTCCCCTTCCCCAGCGTGGAgccgggcgggcggggcgggggcagtgGGCGGAGAGGGAGCCagactggggaagggaaggggctgtCAGGGCTGGAGCAAAGCGCTTGCCTCCTTTGGCCTTTAGCTTTGTCTCTATCCCTGGAAATgtatttcccatttatttacccatttccccaccccagcccacgaTTTAGAGTcatctccctcccattctcccctcTTTCTCGCCTTCTATCCCCGCTTCCTATGCTGGTCAGAACTTCACGGTTGTAACTGGAATCCCATCACCAAAAAAACCACACTCAACAACTTAGACCCTGTGGTGAAACTGCACTGGCCCCCACCCTGGCTGTGAGTCCTGAACTGGCCAGGTTTCCCCCAGCCTCCCACAGGCTATGGGGAAcccaccaccctccctccctagAAGCCGCCTCCACTCCCACAGTCCTCCCGCAGTCAAGGGAGGAAAGTGACAGGCCCTGTGGCTGGCTTTTCCTCACTTTGCTAAGTTGGGTCAAGTCCAAAAATGCCATTTTGGGTCTCATTGAGAGGAAGTCCATCAAATTCGACATTTATGGGACCCAAGAGACAGTCAGAATCAGAGGGTGACACAATTTTCATGTGCCTGGGATGATTCGGGGCCTAAAAGATGGCCACTGTCATGTTTTCTCCTTTGTGGTGTCTCATGCtcccttgacctctctgtgtCACGGGGccccagagaggtaaagtgactcacccgaggtcacacagctgctaggTTTCGGGTTTTCCAAAGTCAAGCCCCATGTCCTTTGCACATCACCCACAGCTGCCTCAGGTCTACGCTTCCAGGGCCAAAAAAACAAGATTGTTGAATTGTTCTGAGAATCAgctgaaaataagaaaagatacATAAGTGCCCTCAGGATGCATAAGGTCCTCTTGCCTCCACCTGGAGCTGCCGAAGCCATGGTTCAAAAGACTGCTTCAGTTTCCCTTGACAGAATCCTGGGATGCAGATAACCaagaatggacctagagtcactTCATCACTAGACTCTTCCCACGTAGGCTGCCAAGGCCCGAGTCCCTGGCCAATCCCCACTAACATCCAActgctcccctccttcccccaccccctgggaGGACCTGAGCAGAAAGCTGAGCTGCTAACCATCCCTCCTTTGGCCCATCTCCCACCCCACAGCTTCCTTTTGAATAAATACACCCTCTTTGTCCCGCTTGTCAAGCTCCCTCTTCAATAGAGCGGCAGAAGCATTGAAATGGGTTGCCTGTTGAGTCCCCCAAGAAATCTCAGTCCCCCTCCCCTAAACTCCTGAAAACCAGCAGCCACGGAGAATAGCTCAATTACACATGCTGAGCGGACAGAAAGCAGGCCCAAAGGTGTTGGAGGGGATTCCAACAGGCATGGCAACCCCTTCGAGCCCCTCTGGCTCAAATCAAAGATGGTGGGCCAATTGAGGGTGATGGAGTTCCTGGAAGAACTAACATGCGTTGAAAGTCTATTGCCCACTATATACTCTGCCCTGGGTGCTGTGCTAAGCACAGCATCCTTTATCTCCTATGTATAACACAATTCTGAGGGGTGTGTGTTATCcccgctttacagatgaggaaatgaaagtTTGGAGTTAAGATGCCTACGTTGAGAGGGTAGcccagctggtgagtggcagGACCAGAATTCCAACCAAGATCCACCTGGTCCAAAGGTTGTCTTTGTGTTGAGTTTCCCTGTTTATGACATTTACTCCCCCATTCCCCACACCCCAGATCTTTTGGCTGTTCCCTGATATGGCGTGCTTCCCCTCTTTATGCAGACTCAAATATCCTCCTCTCCCTATTCAGATAAATATATCCTTTTTCTTCATCAAGCCCAGCTAAATCTCAGTTCTACCATTAAGGTATTAGTACTGCTTAGTCTCTGATAAACAGCATTCCCAGAGCTTCACACAGTACCTAAGTGTATGAGCTACCCTAGTGCGGCAGGGAGTGGGGGACTGACTGCAGGCTCCCCAAGAGGGGCATTTCAGAACCCCACAGTGAAGAAGAATAAGTGTGGTTTGAACAGAGTATAGCTTATATTATACTTGTTTTGACTTTTTGGGGTCACCATAATGTattataaaatttcaaacattCAAAGGATAGCATGAAGTTGTAATATTTACCAAAAGTGGGCATGGGTTTTAAAATGGTTGTGAAACACTGGTCTATGCTATTAGggaaatttatagattttttacacacccttttaatgttttcttcataCACTTGCCATATCCCCTTTAACTGAACTGCAATGTCTTGGGTGGTAGCAATCGATTGTGACTTCTTTCTCCTttgcatttccccctcccccatggtgTTCACCCAGCGGACACTCTATAAACAGGTCACCCAATCTATTGTCTAACATGGTTTGTTTTCATTCTACCCCGCCTAAATAAAGGACTGAAGGATCTGGTTTTCAAACAAAAATAGGTGAtttgaaggaaaggagaggagattgATCAATAGAAAACAGCACAAGAGAATGTCACTAACTGGAACCCACCATCTCAGGAGAGTTGGGCTAGAATTTAGCCTTTTGAACTCTTTACTGAAAAATTATTCTCTTAGTTAATTCACAGCAGTGGCAGAACTGCTCTGGAACATTTAATCTTCCTAAGAAAATAAACCAGTGCCAAGCCCCCTAAAGCACATCAAAAAGAAAGGAGTACTGTTTAAgatcctactgtgtgctgggttcTAGTCCCACATTATTTCAGAATCAATGCAATTCAAACAACCAATTGGTTGTTCTTATCTCCCATATTCATTAAAGCAAGATTTTCTTGTAGGCATTACCTTGATTGCCTAATTCTAGATATTGTCTAGACTCGAAAGTTTAAGAAAAGGTTTTTCAGCTGAAACTGGCCATCCCTCTCAATTGCTGGCGTTTTGCAGAAAGACTGTGCCATGAAACAAAGTGTGTTTGCTTCCTTAGACAGATGATAAATttctgtgtgtgttgggtgggggtggggtgggagcagcACAGGTTGAAAGGAAAAACCAGATCTTTGGGGAAAGAAACTGGAGTGATTTAGGCTGTCACAACGAGACCTCCTAACTCCACTCCGTGGAACGCCGTGAATGCTTGAGTCATCCACACCAAGTCTCTCTTCTCCAGCGTTTTCCAGACTCCAATCACATCCACCACAGAGGAAACTGAGTTTGAGCTTTGAAGCTTGGATTCAGCTCCTCATCCAAAGGAAAATTAACCGGAAGTGTCATTTCAATATCCATCTACCATCAAAAACAAACTGCTTCTGGAAGAGAAAGCATCATGAAGGTTTATTTAGAATCACAGAAAGGTAGAACTGGAGGAGTAATGTAGTTACGTCACTAATGCAGAAAGTAAGGTGTGTGGTGCTACAAAAGTGACTTGTCCGAGGTTAACGTAGTTTTATCTGGACGGACCCCAGCCAGGTCTCAGGTCCCCTACTGCCAGTTCATCTTTGAACAGCCAGAACAGACCCGTCAGCGCGCACGCACCCACACGCACACAAGaacgtacacacacatacacagtgacACGGACACAAGAGCAGAAACTGAGCTGGACAGACCGGACAGCAGACAAACCCACCCCGCAGGGCCGCCCCGCCAGCGCAGGGTGCAGGGCTTGCTGCGGGCCAGCAGAGGGCGCGCCGCCTCCAGGGAGCCGAGCGGCAGCTGCGCGGAGCCAGGCCGGCTAGGGAAGCCGCAGGCAAGCCGGACGCGCCCCTGCAGCTCGGCCACTCAGGGTGCAAGACCCGGCctaggagcaggaggaggagggtgaggagCGGACCCCCCTTGTGGGCCCGGGTAACAGCTTCCTAGGAATTACATCACGCTGCGCAACGCTGCGGCTCCCGGACTCCTCCGGCgcaaagagtgtgtgtgtgtgtgtgtgtgtgtgtgtgtctgagtgtgtgtgtctgtgtgtgcgcgcgcgctggggggaggggcaggggacttAGACCGAGCCTGGGAGAGAGGAAGGCGAGACGCGCCCGGGGAAAAAGCTCCATGCACATGGAGAAATTCCTTGCACCGAACTGCACCAAGAAACGAGCCTCCAGCACCTCCCCGCAGCTCCCTTACCGGTGCAGAGTACCCAGCTAGGGAGAatcctcccagccccacctcgAGCACCCCCCAAAACCGGCCCTGCACCCTCCAGCCCGGCTCCAGCGCCGCCGAGAGCTTTCCCCAGGACTGGCCCTGGCGGGGCGCCTAGAGCCCCAGTTGCATTGCTCCAGGAGAAAGGAGGGGGGCGGTGCATTttgcaggaggaggagaaggggggtgggtggtgggggagagagaaaattGCGCGGAGACCTGCCAagcgccaccgccgccgccaccgccgctgccgccgccgccgccgccgccgccgcctgtgAGCTCCGGCGGGCAGCCGGACCGTCGGCTTCCCGGGGCATCTGGGTCCGGCGGGGCACAGCCCGGGCGCTGCcgaagccgccgccgccgcctccgcggCGAGTGCAGGCGGCTTCCCCCGGAGCCTGTGCGGCTCCGGCTCCTCGGGGGTGGAGAAGTGGGGGGTGGGGTTGTTGTTTGgggggaagaagggggagggggcaacGCCGAGAGAGTCAGTGGTTTCCATGGTGATGGAGCTGAAAGTGCAGGAAATTTAAAGGCTTGGACCCTGCGAGACAGACAAACCGGTGCCAACGTGCGcggacgccgccgccgccgccgccgctggaGTCCGCCGGGCAGAGACGGCCGCGGAGCCCCGAGCAGGCGGAGGGAAGTGCCCCTAGGACCGGCTCGGCCCGCGGCGCTGCACAGAGCGGCCGGACGACGAGCAGCTAGAGGAGGAGGCGGGGAGAGCGGCCAGTCCACGCGCCCTGCGCCGCCGCCGACCCGGGAAGGCAGCGAGCAGCCGGCGCCCCCAGCGCCCGCGGTTGCCCTGGAGTAATTTCGGATGCCCCGCCGCGGCCGCCTTCCCGAGTAGACCTGGGAGAGGACTTGCGGCCAACTTGTGTGCGTTTTTTCCGCCCCGGTGGGAGCCGGCGCCGCGCGAAGGGCTCTGCCGGCGACTCATGCTGCCGGCCCTGCGCCTGCCCAGCCTCGGGTGAGCCGCCTCCGGAGAGACGGGGGAGCGCGGCGGCGCCGCGGGCTCGGCGTGCTCTCCTCCGGGGACGCGGGACGAAGCAGCAGCCCCGGGCGCGCGCCGGAGGCATGGAGCgctgccccagcctgggggtcacCCTCTACGCCCTGGTGGTGGTCCTGGGGCTGCGGGCGGCACCGGCCGGCGGCCAGCACTATCTCCACATCCGCCCGGCTCCCAGCGACAACCTGCCCCTGGTGGACCTCATCGAACACCCGGACCCTATCTTTGACCCCAAGGAGAAGGATCTGAACGAGACGCTGCTGCGCTCGCTGCTCGGGGGCCACTACGACCCGGGCTTCATGGCCACCTCTCCCCCCGAGGACCGGCCCGGCGGGGGCGCGGTGGCGGCCGGGGGCGCCGAGGACCTGGCGGAGCTGGACCAGCTGCTGCGGCAGCGGCCGTCGGGGGCCATGCCGAGCGAGATCAAAGGGCTGGAGTTCTCCGAGGGCTTGGCCCCGGGCAAGAAGCAGCGCCTGAGCAAGAAGCTGCGGAGGAAGTTACAGATGTGGCTGTGGTCGCAGACCTTTTGCCCGGTGCTGTACGCCTGGAACGACCTGGGCAGCCGCTTTTGGCCGCGCTACGTGAAGGTGGGCAGCTGCTTCAGCAAGCGCTCGTGCTCCGTGCCAGAGGGCATGGTGTGCAAGCCGTCCAAGTCCGTGCACCTCACGGTGCTGCGGTGGCGCTGTCAGCGGCGCGGGGGCCAGCGCTGCGGCTGGATTCCCATCCAGTACCCCATCATTTCCGAGTGCAAGTGCTCATGCTAGAACTCAGGGCCCCCTGCCCGCACCCGGACACTTGATCGATCCCCACCGACGCCCCCCGCACAGTCTCCAAACCAGTTCCACCACCCTCTCGCGAGGGGAttcaatgaacttttttttttttttttttttccggctacAGAGACCTAGCTTTCTGGTTCATGTAATGCACTGTTTAACTGTGTaggaatgtatatgtgtatgtatatacggTCCcagttttaatttacttattaaaaGGTCAGTATTATACGTTAAAAGTTACCGgcttctactgtatttttaaaatttttttaagcaaaaggaaaaaaaagaacagagaaaagagagacttATTCTGGTTGTTGCTAATAATGTTAACCTGCTATTTATATTCCAGTGCCCTTCGCATGGCGAAGCAGGGGggaaatgttattttttcttaaagtacAAAGAGAGGGGAGAACTTTTGTAGAAGgacttttaaaaagctattttccATTCTTCGGAAAGTGTTTTGGTTTTCCTTGGACCTCGAAGAAGCTATAGAGTTCAATGTTATTTTACAGTTATtgtaaatatagagaacaaatggaaTGACTAATCATTGTAAATTAAGAGTATCTGctatttattctttataatatCCCGTGTAGTAAATGAGAAAGAAGTGCAGAGCAGGATTAAAGAAAACCACTAAAATCGACTGCGCTCGACACTGCGAGTCTCTGTGTTGGGGATtgatggggggggaggggggggaggggcgggttgGGGGTGCCGCTGTGCTTACTATGCTTGTTGGGAGCAGGGGCTCATCCCGTCTTCTGGTGTGATGGAAGTGACCGCTCAGtttttcttgggggggggggggggagctatTCTCAAACTCCTCACTTGAGCATCACGTGGCCTCCGCCCAGTCTCCCAGCTTTTTCTCCCTATGTCACCAAAGCTCGGGCCCATCGTGACCGCGACACCCAGCCGGCCCCCTGGAGCTGACCCCAGGCTGGGCcgaggggcgggggggagggtggGCGGCCGCTTTGTCCTGCCTGACAGGCCCTTCACAATGGGGACACGTGTCTTTCACACCTACCCTGGGGGCGGAGTGCCGCTGAAACTTGACCCCCgaggaatggggggggggggagatcaGAGCGGGCCCACCCAGATCCCGACACCCCTCCCGCCTCGCACCCCCCCCCACCTCAATATCCAGCCCGCGTTAACCCTTTGCACTCCCGGAAGCTGTGGTGGTGCTCGCTGAGGCGATCCCTTGGAATCAACGCAACCTCAGGGATCCTGCAGGTCTGAGCCCCCGAAATCCCAGGCCCTCAGCCAGAATTTCCGGGGATAGCTGGGAGATTTGACActcacctcccccctcccctgggaCCTAAGGAGGTTCTCAGAGGGTCAGGGTTTCAGAGGAGTCCGAATTTGGGTGTAAAACGCCACCACTGGGATCTGCAGTTGGGAACCGGGTGTGCCCCCCTCTCTAGACACTTACTccacttgggggtgggggagggaggagaaatcaGAATCTGGATCTTTGAGCTTTGGGTTACATAGGGGCAACAGACGTGTTACCCCTTAAAGGGGCGTGCAagacctcacccccaccccaccccttaaAAAGCCAACTTCTCGGGGCCAGCTCTTGACTCGCGTGCGTCCCTCCGCCTCAGTCCGCGGTGGCGCCCATCCGCGCAGCTCCACGTGGGCCGGCTTCCTGACACTGCTCAGCGCTCCTTTTATTTATCTTGGACTCCAAAGTCGCTCTCCtttgctccctccccacccccctgccacctCCCCGCGCCTCCCTCCCGGcgtccctcccgccctcccacccccagtccgGAGTCCCGGAGAATCTATGCTAATTATTTCAAACCTGCGCTGGGTCCCCAGCGCAGTCTCAgtgcccccggccccgcccgccctgTCCCTCCAGCGGGGCGCTTTCTTCCCTCCCGACGCAGCCTCGGTGGCTCCTCATTTCAATAGCCTGGCTCGGGAGCCGGAGCCCCCTCCCCGGCGCTGCCTCCGTCAGCCGTGGGACAGACGTTAGGGTATTCATTAACTGAGAGCCGAGGAATAACGGCATTATTCCCCCCAGAGAGGGCACCCTGCCCCCGCGACTATCTGAGGCTTCATTGTAAAAGGATTAAAAGTTAAAGACCTCCATCTTATGattctttcatttaatcttcctggCGCCTGGGAGACATGCTCGATGGATGatggcttttaaaatattcctaatGTCGGCTACCTTAAGACTCCAAGCCGGGCAAACAAACGTAATTTATTTCCAGAAGAAAGGGGATATTGAGATGTTTAAGTTTATGAACCGCCGTCCCCATGTATATTTGTTAAGTTCTGACAAATACCCAAATAACGTTAAAATCAGCCATTCATCACTTATGAATTTATGCAAAACTTTCTGTGCCGCGGGCCAATATTTTTTTAGACAGAGTTTCACTTGCGAGGGGCGGAGGTGGTGGGgcgaggggaaggggagggggcttacggggggtggggggagccgaAAGCAAGAATTTTCATGCCTGGTAAACACGCGAATTATGCGAAGAGAGTTATTCCCAGCTGGGCGGGCAGCCAAAACTCGGAGAGCGCGCCGAGGccagcgccccccacccccatgttgGCAGTGTCACTGGATTACAATGCGAGGTCTTCCCCTCCGCgacgccccctcctccctccgccCGctggcccgcccgcccgcccgcccctcctccccacccctgcccacttGGAAAACCCGCTCGCAGCCGGCGAGCTTCTCGGCTTTCAGAGCGGGAGCCCGCGGGAGCTAGGAGGACCCGGGCTGCAGACGTGACCGGCGATAGACAGACCACCGGACAGACAGCCTCAAAGGGCCGTTCCGGACACGGAGGGAAGACCCAGAAGGACTCAGCCAGTCCCACCAGAGAGCGAAGGAGGTGCTGGCTCCTGGAACATTGTGACTAATGCACAGCCGGTTACGTCTCCATTATTATTAATGTTGATAATACTAATAATAGCATCAACGCGGAAAGGAGTAGAGAGCTCTGGGCAGAGAGGCAAGAAAACTGTCCTCTGCGGTCACCCAGTGCCTATCTCCTGTAAGGAGGAAAATTGATCTTGGTGTCTTCTGAGGCTTTGACAGCCTGTGTCTATGAACTTATGCAGCTGCTGAGGGACCACGCGTCCCCCGAATGGAGATTTATAACCATTACTGATACAGTCACATCAACTTTTTCGAAATCCTGGAAGAGAATGGCAAGGTTTCCCAGCACCCCAGCCCTCCTGCCCTGATTGCAGGAATTCACTCATCAACCCTCTATCTTCaactcttcccttttctccttccttctgcccttCCAGCACCCCGACATTTGATGCACAAGCATACTGAGGCCAAATGTCCACAGAAAGCCAGCCCCCTTAGGGGAGGACCCTCTGGCCCCCAGAGTCTGGGaatgggatctggttccctgtcGAGATGGAGAAGGCCAGGGGTCCATTATCAGTCTTGCTTCTGAGACTCCTGGGAAAGGGGGTTGAAGTTTGGTGGCAGCTGCAAGAGGAAGCTGGCTGTGTATTAAGAGCTCTTGGCTGTGCTGGATGGGGACGACCGGGGGAGGGCCCAGCCCATACTGGTATTTTGAAGGGGTGAttcatcctttttctttaatGCTCTTGGAATGTCAGAGCTGGAGGGGAGCTTAGATTCCAATGACCACCGCTCAATTTACGGATGAGAAGACTGAGACCTCAGTGGGGACTTGCTGAAGATTACACAGATTAATATAGTTGGGGGTAGCTAGGTGGTCTCCACTGTGTCTCTTCACTGTTCTcttttcgggttttttttttggtttttttcaatttttatttatgggGGGGTTGTTGAAGGAAAGTTCTCTCCCAAATTGACATAATTGTAACTGATCATCAGGAAGCTGATCAACCATTCTGTTGCATCTATTCAGCAAGCAATTATTAATGGCTTGCAATGTGCCAAGCGCTGAGCACATTTATACACATTCTCACCCAAAAGTCTCTAGTtcccaaataaggaaactggAACTCAGAGAGTTTAAGCATTTCACCCAAAGCCACACAGTAAGTGGCATGGTTATGGCTCAAAATCTGAGCTTATGCTAAAGCCTATGTTTCTTCTAAATACCCTTCCTCCCTTCAACCACGCGTACACCTGGCTTGGGAGACACCACGTGCCACATTACGTGCTGTCCAGTCTCAACTCAAGCTCTGTAGGGATTCATGCCTGGGAAGCCACACAGAACATTTTTGTGCACCCTGTTATGTGCCAGgacctctctccctcaccccttccccaaacACAAGGAGCTTACAATGCAATAGAGGAGGTAAGGAATGAAGAACAGGGTGAGTGCTGAAAGAGGAGCTAAACAAACCAGCAAACAAACCCAGGCCAGAAAGAGGAGGGCTCCCTGCTGGCCGGGGAAGCCAGAGGAGGCATCTGACTCACATCTCTAAGGACAAATTGACTGTGGACCTACTGAGGTGGCTTTATGGGAGGAAAGGGCATTTAGGTGGAGAAAGCAGTCTATATAAGCAAAGACATGATGTTGGAAAAGTATTTGCGTGTTTGGGACACAGCTCGAACAAACTTTAGTATAGGATGGATCCACACCAAGTGAGAGTGGGCAATAAGGTCTGAAAAGCAGGCTGAAGACAAATTATGGAGGACCTTGAACGCCAACTAAGGGCACAAAACGTTATTGCTCAGGCAATAGGGAGCCATGAAGAGCTCTTGAATAGGGCAGGGACACCATTAGTGCACTACTGCAAaggaattatttattcattcaacagaaagTTTTTGAGCACTGTTCCGGTTATTACTGGTATGCAACGAGCTACACCAAAACTAACAATCTTCaaataaccattttattttgctcatgattctgtgggtcaggaatctgggaaaGGCTCAGATGGGCAGTTCATCTCTGATACTCATGGGGTTAGCTGAGTGCTAGAGATCCACTCCCAAAATGGCTTCTAGCCCCTCGCTGTCAGCTGGGAGCTCTGCTGACCTGTTGACTAGCGTTCCTACAAGTGGCTTCTCCATGTGGCTTGGGTCTTCTCACAGCCTGGTGGCTTCAGAATAGTTGGACTTCCTACATGGCAGCCCATGACTCTAAGAGAAGGCATTCCAAGAGATTGAGATGGAAGCTGCAAGACTTCTTATGAAATTGCCTCAAAAGTCCCATGACCTTGTTTCTGCTGTAGTCTGTTGGTTAAGCAAGTGTCTAagaccagcccagattcaaggggaagggAATTAGACATCACCCCTCAATGGAAGCAATAGCAAAGAATCAGCGGCCATCTTTAATCTACCACAATCACTTTCTATAGACTAGGCTCTGTGTTGCATGccccagacacaaaaataaaaaggtacaGTCATTTTCAATTTAAGTTTGGTGC
This window of the Balaenoptera ricei isolate mBalRic1 chromosome 20, mBalRic1.hap2, whole genome shotgun sequence genome carries:
- the NOG gene encoding noggin encodes the protein MERCPSLGVTLYALVVVLGLRAAPAGGQHYLHIRPAPSDNLPLVDLIEHPDPIFDPKEKDLNETLLRSLLGGHYDPGFMATSPPEDRPGGGAVAAGGAEDLAELDQLLRQRPSGAMPSEIKGLEFSEGLAPGKKQRLSKKLRRKLQMWLWSQTFCPVLYAWNDLGSRFWPRYVKVGSCFSKRSCSVPEGMVCKPSKSVHLTVLRWRCQRRGGQRCGWIPIQYPIISECKCSC